From a region of the Zingiber officinale cultivar Zhangliang chromosome 4B, Zo_v1.1, whole genome shotgun sequence genome:
- the LOC121978650 gene encoding wall-associated receptor kinase 3-like, whose amino-acid sequence MELPSCLLPGKLEEREIVRLMRVIMKETKPVICICHLLPFLLAISAAVESTCTRRCGDVDIPFPFGIEQDCFLSRFHVVCNSSKLYYGDIQILNIYPDASRATRLQKVPLVHPQDNNNSTGVHISSEMDLTGSPFRFSEYRNNFAAVGCNVVAFFNTSTLDAFVDTRYGRSCAALCNDAANYIDVINGSCSGADGCCQIGDIPWGMQQFTSYIILDFAGFSGSPSQNSSCLFSTLVDRYSFNASSDLRGCDLYELYQGQFPVAVDWSISNASCEDAKLNPTTYACRSRNSYCNDPFPGYSCSCNYAYEGNIFMIISASAGGSVLICSAIVALWRILKKRNLQNRKKKFYRRNLDLLKKEQSSTDEIVTERMKIYELDELEKATNYFDKTRVVGGGGHGKVYKGILLDQRVVAIKMPKITNESELGQFINEVFILSQTNHRNVVKFMGCCLETEVPLLVFEFISGGTLSDHLLNHEQFSPLSFEDRLRIAYEVARALSYIHSEASITIFHRDVKSSNILLDERNIAKLADFGASRAVTCDTNSVTTIVQGTYGYLDPEYHQTGRLTDKSDVYSFGVILAELLTGTTAIPYQINNEVRHLVMDFIASLKDNSLPEILDPLVLEEAKEEILGKFSRLIERCLKLNGTERPTMKEVEEELEAMRAKKPKASPNGPGVTASCLDLGVNSLGGTSAFFYTCLDLEANSLEETALIDSSM is encoded by the exons ATGGAGCTCCCGTCGTGCTTGCTACCGGGAAAATTAGAGGAGAGAGAGATTGTCAGATTGATGAGGGTGATCATGAAGGAGACGAAGCCTGTAATTTGCATTTGTCATCTGTTGCCTTTTCTCTTAGCAATTAGTGCAGCAGTAGAATCGACCTGCACGAGGCGTTGCGGCGACGTCGACATCCCCTTCCCCTTCGGCATCGAGCAAGACTGCTTCCTCTCCCGCTTCCACGTCGTCTGCAACTCCTCCAAACTCTACTACGGCGACATCCAAATCCTCAACATCTACCCCGATGCGTCCCGAGCCACAAGACTCCAGAAAGTCCCACTCGTCCACCCACAAGATAACAACAACTCCACTGGAGTCCACATCTCATCGGAGATGGACCTCACCGGCTCGCCCTTCCGCTTCTCCGAGTACCGCAACAATTTCGCCGCCGTCGGCTGCAACGTCGTCGCCTTCTTCAACACGTCGACCCTCGACGCTTTTGTCGACACTCGATATGGACGTTCCTGCGCCGCTCTGTGCAACGACGCCGCCAACTACATCGACGTAATTAATGGTTCTTGCTCTGGCGCCGACGGCTGCTGCCAGATCGGCGATATCCCCTGGGGAATGCAGCAATTCACTTCCTACATCATCCTTGACTTCGCTGGATTTAGCGGTTCGCCATCACAAAATTCATCGTGCCTCTTCTCGACCCTCGTGGATCGGTACTCTTTCAACGCGTCGTCGGACCTTCGTGGGTGTGACTTGTATGAGCTATACCAAGGACAGTTTCCGGTCGCCGTCGACTGGTCCATCTCCAACGCGTCGTGCGAGGATGCTAAGCTCAATCCCACCACCTATGCGTGCCGGAGTCGAAACAGCTACTGTAACGACCCTTTCCCCGGATACAGCTGCAGCTGCAATTATGCTTACGAAG GAAACATCTTTATGATTATTAGTGCAAGTGCTGGTGGCAGCGTGCTTATTTGTTCTGCTATTGTTGCACTATGGAGAATTCTGAAAAAAAGAAATCTTCAAAACAGAAAGAAGAAGTTTTACCGTAGAAATTTAGATTTGTTAAAAAAAGAACAATCTTCTACGGATGAAATTGTCACTGAAAGAATGAAGATCTACGAGCTAGATGAATTGGAAAAGGCTACCAATTATTTTGACAAAACTCGAGTGGTAGGGGGCGGAGGTCATGGAAAAGTGTATAAAGGAATTTTATTGGATCAACGCGTAGTTGCCATCAAAATGCCAAAGATAACAAATGAAAGTGAGCTTGGACAGTTCATTAATGAGGTTTTCATTCTTTCTCAAACCAACCATAGAAATGTGGTTAAGTTCATGGGATGCTGCTTGGAAACTGAAGTCCCTTTGCTTGTATTTGAGTTCATATCAGGCGGAACACTCTCTGATCATCTTCTTAATCATGAACAATTCTCGCCTTTATCATTTGAAGATCGTTTAAGGATTGCCTACGAAGTTGCTAGAGCATTATCCTATATACACTCAGAAGCTTCCATAACAATTTTCCATAGAGATGTTAAATCATCTAACATTCTACTTGATGAAAGAAATATTGCAAAACTAGCAGATTTTGGTGCTTCAAGGGCTGTCACTTGCGATACAAATTCAGTAACTACTATTGTTCAAGGAACTTATGGATACTTAGATCCCGAGTACCATCAAACAGGAAGATTAACTGACAAGAGTGATGTCTATAGCTTTGGAGTCATTCTTGCAGAACTTTTGACTGGGACAACTGCAATTCCTTACCAAATAAATAATGAGGTGAGACACCTAGTTATGGACTTCATTGCTTCACTGAAGGATAATTCACTTCCTGAGATCCTCGATCCTCTAGTTTTAGAGGAAGCAAAAGAAGAAATTCTTGGAAAATTTTCAAGGCTCATAGAGAGGTGCCTCAAACTGAATGGGACTGAACGACCAACAATGAAGGAAGTGGAGGAGGAACTCGAAGCTATGAGAGCAAAGAAACCAAAAGCTAGTCCTAATGGCCCCGGAGTAACTGCATCTTGCTTAGATCTCGGTGTTAATAGCCTTGGAGGAACTTCAGCTTTTTTTTATACTTGCTTGGATCTTGAAGCTAATAGTCTTGAAGAAACTGCATTAATTGATAGTTCCATGTAG